The following are encoded in a window of Manihot esculenta cultivar AM560-2 chromosome 8, M.esculenta_v8, whole genome shotgun sequence genomic DNA:
- the LOC110620568 gene encoding protein MIZU-KUSSEI 1 produces MDRQELVTLQRNSSCSRSTKKIIPSNYMRSTPPISEHEDISDKLLLSRHSPIQRLNKIHSRFSSILRSIFKIVAFPNIIIPTCKWLSLPTQLSITPSLGRKVTGTLFGHRRGHVSFAVQDDPRSEPVLLLELAMSTSMLVKEMSSGLVRIALECDKVQVPAQGRGTRSGKLFNEPMWTMYCNGRKCGFAASRTCTDLDWHVLSTVQSVSVGAGVIPMVEDGRKGGGSDGELLYMRAKFERVVGSRDSEAFYMMNPDGNGGPELGIFLLRI; encoded by the coding sequence ATGGATCGCCAAGAACTCGTCACCCTTCAGAGAAACAGTAGCTGCAGCAGGAGTACAAAGAAGATCATCCCTTCAAACTACATGAGATCGACGCCTCCCATATCTGAACACGAAGACATCTCCGATAAGCTTCTCCTCAGCAGACACTCTCCAATACAACGGCTGAACAAAATCCATTCAAGATTCTCTTCTATTCTCCGTTCTATCTTCAAGATTGTTGCTTTTCCCAATATAATTATCCCCACCTGTAAATGGCTTTCTCTTCCTACTCAGCTCTCAATCACTCCTTCTCTTGGCCGGAAAGTCACTGGTACCCTTTTCGGTCACCGGCGTGGACATGTCAGCTTCGCAGTCCAGGACGATCCCAGGTCGGAACCGGTGTTATTACTAGAGCTAGCCATGTCAACGTCCATGTTGGTTAAAGAAATGTCGTCCGGTCTGGTTCGGATTGCACTGGAGTGCGACAAGGTTCAGGTTCCAGCGCAGGGGAGAGGCACCAGGTCAGGGAAGCTGTTTAACGAGCCAATGTGGACTATGTATTGTAACGGGAGGAAGTGTGGATTTGCAGCATCGCGCACGTGCACAGACCTTGATTGGCACGTGCTCAGCACCGTGCAGAGCGTTTCTGTTGGAGCTGGGGTTATTCCAATGGTGGAAGATGGCCGGAAAGGCGGCGGGTCAGACGGGGAGTTGCTGTATATGAGAGCAAAATTTGAGCGAGTTGTAGGAAGCCGTGACTCGGAGGCGTTTTACATGATGAACCCAGATGGAAATGGAGGGCCTGAACTCGGTATATTTCTTCTAagaatatga